In one Armatimonadota bacterium genomic region, the following are encoded:
- a CDS encoding argininosuccinate lyase, with the protein MSRLWDKGTPVSRKILEFTVGQDPVLDQRLIPYDLLASAAHARMLESCGHLTAAECSAMCQALQEIGQESLEISIEMEDCHTAIENRLTEKLGSLGGKIHLGRSRNDQVLAALRLYLLDASTGIRHAAHEVCQALDRLAEAQGDVAIPGYTHLQQAMPSSVQLWAEGFSAEIRHSAGALDYAESLAGLNPLGSAAGYGTPGLNLDRNQVTAHLGFAATHQPVTAPQLSRGKAEAALAFAGSLILQDIGRLGADLCLYASQEFGFVRLAEDITTGSSVMPQKRNPDVFELLRGHSAQAPADLQAVLAVTAKMTSGYHRDLQLVKEPLFRLIDRTLGCLDIAAYAVGRVEFDAARAAAVTDPGINAAEAAFRLVQQEGIPFREAYRRIGKGTETP; encoded by the coding sequence ATGAGCCGCCTTTGGGACAAGGGCACTCCGGTCAGCCGGAAGATTTTGGAATTCACGGTCGGCCAAGACCCCGTTTTGGACCAACGCCTAATCCCGTATGACCTCTTGGCCAGTGCCGCCCACGCCCGCATGTTGGAGTCGTGCGGGCACTTGACGGCGGCAGAGTGTTCCGCAATGTGCCAGGCGTTGCAAGAAATCGGGCAAGAATCGCTCGAGATCTCCATAGAAATGGAGGACTGCCATACGGCCATCGAAAACCGGTTGACGGAGAAATTGGGTTCACTCGGGGGAAAGATCCATCTCGGCCGGTCACGGAACGACCAAGTGCTTGCCGCTTTGCGCCTGTACCTCCTTGATGCCTCCACCGGCATCCGCCATGCCGCCCACGAGGTTTGCCAGGCCCTTGACCGTTTGGCAGAGGCGCAGGGAGACGTGGCCATCCCGGGCTACACGCACCTCCAGCAGGCAATGCCATCCAGTGTCCAATTGTGGGCGGAAGGATTCAGCGCGGAAATCAGGCACTCCGCCGGAGCCCTGGACTATGCTGAGTCATTGGCCGGGCTCAATCCGCTCGGCTCTGCCGCCGGATATGGCACGCCGGGTTTGAACCTGGACCGGAACCAAGTTACCGCGCACCTCGGATTTGCCGCAACCCATCAGCCGGTTACGGCCCCCCAGCTTAGCCGGGGCAAAGCGGAGGCGGCCCTGGCCTTTGCGGGCAGCCTGATTTTGCAAGACATCGGCCGCCTGGGGGCCGACCTCTGCCTTTATGCTTCGCAGGAATTCGGGTTTGTGAGGCTCGCGGAAGACATCACAACCGGATCTTCGGTCATGCCGCAAAAGCGCAATCCCGACGTGTTCGAATTGCTGCGCGGGCACAGCGCCCAGGCCCCTGCCGACCTCCAAGCGGTGTTGGCGGTGACCGCCAAGATGACATCGGGCTACCACCGCGACCTGCAATTGGTCAAGGAGCCGCTCTTCCGATTAATCGACCGCACATTGGGGTGTTTGGATATTGCCGCCTATGCGGTCGGACGTGTGGAGTTCGATGCCGCACGGGCGGCGGCAGTCACGGACCCCGGTATCAACGCCGCCGAAGCGGCCTTCCGCCTTGTGCAGCAAGAAGGGATTCCCTTCCGAGAGGCGTACCGCCGCATAGGCAAGGGTACTGAGACTCCCTAA
- a CDS encoding M20/M25/M40 family metallo-hydrolase — protein MNDLLALHRNLVSIPSVSHNEGEISEFIAAHLRRSGAEVSRHGLNVIAKTAGKPRLLLNTHFDTVPPNDAWTRDPWTADVVDGRVYGLGSNDAKGCAAAMLATFCSLHDVPGLAILLSPEEETGGQGTEVAWPYLRDDLGWRPKGVIVGEPTGLQIGVWQRGLLVLELVAEGIAGHAANTIPADNPVFKLARDISRLEQVGLTPHARFGAPTINPTVVSGSGAKNQVPAEARAILDIRTVPADDGFIETHEEITDLLRRTLESRVEIRSSRLKAFSCDPGSRIVQTVIDAVPGATPFASRTMSDQVWFEGFDAIKFGPGDSARSHTADEFIWESEVVAGYGAYRAVAQRFLA, from the coding sequence ATGAACGACCTGCTTGCCTTGCATCGGAACTTGGTGTCGATCCCGTCGGTGAGCCACAACGAAGGGGAGATTTCCGAGTTCATCGCCGCGCACTTGCGCCGTAGCGGGGCCGAGGTGTCGCGCCACGGATTGAACGTGATTGCGAAAACCGCGGGCAAGCCGAGGCTGCTCTTAAACACCCACTTCGACACCGTCCCGCCCAACGACGCCTGGACAAGGGATCCTTGGACGGCAGATGTCGTCGACGGTCGGGTCTATGGCCTGGGGAGCAACGACGCCAAAGGGTGTGCCGCCGCCATGCTCGCGACCTTTTGCAGCCTCCATGATGTGCCGGGCCTGGCGATCCTCCTCAGCCCCGAGGAAGAAACCGGAGGGCAGGGCACGGAAGTCGCGTGGCCCTATCTGCGAGATGACCTTGGCTGGCGGCCCAAAGGGGTCATCGTGGGTGAACCGACGGGGCTCCAAATCGGGGTCTGGCAACGGGGTTTGCTGGTTTTGGAACTTGTCGCCGAGGGGATAGCAGGGCACGCGGCAAACACCATTCCTGCCGACAACCCAGTGTTCAAATTGGCCCGCGACATCTCCCGGCTGGAACAGGTCGGGCTGACCCCCCACGCCCGGTTCGGCGCGCCCACCATCAACCCGACCGTCGTCAGCGGCTCAGGGGCAAAAAACCAAGTTCCTGCAGAAGCGCGCGCCATCCTGGACATCCGGACGGTGCCGGCAGACGACGGGTTCATTGAAACCCACGAGGAGATCACCGACCTGCTCCGTAGAACCCTGGAAAGCCGGGTGGAGATCCGGAGCTCCCGGCTAAAAGCCTTTTCGTGCGATCCCGGATCCCGGATCGTCCAAACGGTGATAGACGCCGTTCCCGGCGCCACGCCGTTTGCGAGCCGGACGATGAGCGACCAAGTCTGGTTCGAGGGGTTTGACGCCATCAAGTTCGGGCCGGGCGATTCGGCGCGATCCCATACTGCGGATGAATTCATTTGGGAGTCGGAGGTTGTAGCCGGGTACGGGGCCTACCGGGCGGTAGCCCAGAGGTTCTTGGCATGA